One window from the genome of Balaenoptera musculus isolate JJ_BM4_2016_0621 chromosome 3, mBalMus1.pri.v3, whole genome shotgun sequence encodes:
- the DOCK6 gene encoding dedicator of cytokinesis protein 6 isoform X7, which produces MAAAERRAFAHKINRTVAAEVRKQVSRERSGSPHSSRRCSSSLGVPLTEVIEPLDFEDVLLSRPPDAEPGPLRDLVEFPADDLELLLQPRECRTTEPGIPEDGKLDAQVRAAVEMYTEDWIIAHRRYQHLSAAYSPITIETQRERQKGLTRQVFEQDASGDERSSPEDSDDPRHSSGSPDDTPRSSGASGIFDLRNLAADSLLPSLLERAAPEDVDRRNEALRRQHRPRALLALYPAPDEDEAVERCSRPEPPREHFGQRILVKCLSLKFEIEIEPIFGILALYDVREKKKISENFYFDLNSDSMKGLLRAHGTHPAISTLARSAIFSVTYPSPDIFLVIKLEKVLQQGDISECCEPYMVMKEVDTAKNKEKLEKLRLAAEQFCTRLGRYRMPFAWTAVHLANIVSSAGQSDRDSDSEGERRPTWTDRRRRGPQDRTSSGDDACSFSGFRPATLTVTNFFKQEAERLSDEDLFKFLADMRRPTSLLRRLRPVTAQLKIDISPAPENPHFCLSPELLHVKPYPDPRGRPTKEILEFPAREVYAPHTSYRNLLYVYPHSLNFSSRQGSVRNLTVRVQYMAGEDPSQALPVIFGKSSCSEFTREAFTPVVYHNKSPEFYEEFKLRLPACVTENHHLLFTFYHVSCQPRPGTALETPVGFTWIPLLQHGRLRTGPFCLPVSVDQPPPSYSVLTPDVALPGMRWVDGHKGVFSVELTAVSSVHPQDPYLDKFFTLVHVLEEGAFPFRLKDAVLSESTVEQELRASLVALRLASPEPLVAFSHHVLDKLVHLVVRPPIIGGQIVNLGRVAFEAMAHVVSLVHRSLEAAQDARGHCPVLAAYVYYAFRLPGTEPSLPGGAPPVTLQPATLARGPGRPASLYLARSKSISSSNPDLAVAPGSVDDEVSRILASKGIDRSHSWVNSAYAPGGSKAVLRRAPPYCGADPRQLLHEELALQWVVSGSAVREAVLQHAWFFFQLMVKSMALHLLLGQKLDTPRKLRFPGRFLDDIAALVGSVGLEVITRVHKDVELAEHLNASLAFFLSDLLSLVDRGFVFSLVRAHCKQVATRLQSAPNPAVLLTLRMDFTRILCGHEHYVTLNLPCCPLSPPASPSPSVSSTTSQSSTFSSQAPDPKVISMFELSGSFRQQHFLAGLLLTELALALDPEAEGASLLHKKAISAVHSLLCGHDADPRYAEATVKARVAELYLPLLSLARDTLPRLHDFAEGPGQRSRLASMLDSDTEGEGDIGGTINPSVAMAIAGGPLAPGSRASISQGPATAARSGCALSAESSRTLLVCVLWVLKNAEPALLQRWAADLALPQLGRLLDLLYLCLAAFEYKGKKAFERINSLTFKKSLDMKARLEEAILGTIGARQEMVRRSRERSPFGNQENVRWRKSVTHWRQTSDRVDKTKDEMEHEALVDGNLATEASLVVLDTLEIIVQTVMLSEARESILGAVLKVVLYSLGSAQSALFLQHGLATQRALVSKFPELLFEEDTELCADLCLRLLRHCGSRISAIRTHASASLYLLMRQNFEIGNNFARVKMQVTMSLSSLVGTTQNFSEDHLRRSLKTILTYAEEDVGLRDSTFAEQVQDLMFNLHMILTDTVKMKEHQEDPEMLIDLMYRIARGYQGSPDLRLTWLQNMAGKHAELGNHAEAAQCMVHAAALVAEYLALLEDSRHLPVGCVSFQNISSNVLEESAISDDILSPDEEGFCSGKHFTELGLVGLLEQAAAYFTMGGLYEAVNEVYKTLIPILEAHRDYKKLAAVHGKLQEAFTKIMHQSSGWERVFGTYFRVGFYGARFGDLDEQEFVYKEPSITKLAEISHRLEEFYTERFGEDVVQIIKDSNPVDKTKLDPQKAYIQITYVEPHFDTYELKDRVTYFDRNYGLRTFLFCTPFTPDGRAHGELPEQHKRKTLLSTDHAFPYIKTRIRVCHREETVLTPVEVAIEDMQKKTRELAFATEQDPPDAKMLQMVLQGSVGPTVNQGPLEVAQVFLAEIPQDPKLFRHHNKLRLCFKDFCKKCEDALRKNKALIGPDQKEYHRELERNYSRLREALQPLLTQRLPQLLAPNAAGLRNSLNRASFRKADL; this is translated from the exons GACAGTGGCTGCTGAGGTGCGGAAGCAGGTGTCCCGGGAACGCAGTGGCTCTCCCCACTCCAGCAGGCGCTGCAGCAGCTCCCTGGGG GTCCCACTGACTGAAGTCATTGAGCCCCTGGACTTTGAGGATGTGCTCCTGAGCCGGCCGCCAGATGCAGAGCCCGGGCCACTCCGGGACCTGGTCGAGTTTCCAGCTGATGACctggagctgctgctgcagccccgGGAATGCCGCACCACGGAGCCTGGGATCCCCGAGGATGG AAAGCTGGATGCCCAGGTGAGGGCTGCTGTGGAGATGTACACGGAGGACTGGATCATCGCCCACAGGAG GTACCAGCACCTGAGTGCAGCATACAGCCCCATCACCATAGAGACGCAGCGAGAGAGGCAGAAGGGCCTCACCCGCCAGGTCTTCGAGCAGGACGCTTCTGGGGATGAGAGGTCCAGCCCGGAGGACTCG GATGACCCCCGGCACTCCTCAGGCTCCCCAGACGACACCCCACGAAGCAGTGGCGCCTCTGGCATCTTTGACCTGAGGAACTTGGCAGCCGACTCATTGCTGCCCTCACTGCTGGAGCGCGCGGCCCCGGAGGACGTGGACCGGCGCAATGAGGCCCTGCGGCGGCAGCACCGGCCCCGTGCCCTGCTCGCCCTCTACCCGGCGCCCGACGAG GATGAGGCCGTGGAACGCTGCAGCCGCCCGGAGCCACCCCGAGAGCACTTCGGACAGAGGATCCTGGTCAAGTGTCTGTCGCTTAA GTTCGAGATAGAAATCGAGCCCATCTTTGGCATCTTGGCCCTGTACGACGTGCGGGAGAAAAAGAAG ATCTCGGAGAACTTCTACTTTGACCTGAACTCAGACTCCATGAAGGGCCTACTGCGGGCCCATGGCACCCATCCTGCCATCTCCACCCTGGCCCGCTCTGCCATCTTCTCCGTGACCTATCCCTCGCCCGACATCTTCTTGGTCATCAAG CTGGAGAAGGTGCTGCAGCAGGGGGACATCAGCGAGTGCTGCGAGCCCTACATGGTGATGAAGGAGGTGGACACAGCCAAG AACAAAGAGAAGCTAGAGAAGCTGCGCCTGGCGGCTGAGCAGTTCTGCACCCGTCTGGGCCGCTACCGCATGCCCTTCGCCTGGACGGCGGTGCACCTGGCCAACATTGTGAGCAGCGCGGGCCAGTCGGACCGGGACTCGGACTCGGAGGGCG AGCGCCGACCCACCTGGACTGACCGCCGCCGTCGGGGGCCCCAGGACCGGACAAGTAGCGGGGACGACGCCTGCAGCTTCTCCGGCTTCCGCCCAGCCACGCTAACTGTCACCAACTTCTTTAAGCAG GAAGCTGAGCGGCTCAGTGACGAGGACCTCTTCAAGTTCCTGGCTGACATGCGGCGCCCAACATCCCTGCTGCGGCGCCTGCGGCCCGTGACCG cccagctcaAGATTGacatctccccagcccctgagAACCCCCACTTCTGCCTCTCCCCGGAGCTGCTTCATGTCAAGCCCTACCCAGACCCCAGGGGTCGGCCCACCAAGGAGATCCTGGAGTTCCCCGCCCGTGAGGTCTACGCCCCGCACACCAGCTACAG GAACCTGCTGTACGTGTACCCGCACAGCCTCAACTTCAGCAGCCGCCAGGGCTCCGTGCGCAACCTAACTGTGCGAGTGCAGTACATGGCGGGCGAGGACCCCAGCCAGGCCCTGCCG GTCATCTTTGGCAAGTCCAGCTGCAGTGAGTTCACCCGCGAGGCCTTCACGCCGGTGGTCTACCATAACAA GTCCCCTGAATTCTACGAGGAGTTTAAGCTGCGTCTTCCGGCCTGTGTGACCGAGAACCACCACCTGCTCTTCACCTTCTACCACGTCAGCTGCCAGCCCCGGCCAGGCACGGCCCTGGAGACTCCTGTGGGCTTTACT tgGATCCCACTGCTGCAGCACGGCCGCCTGAGGACCGGCCCCTTCTGCCTCCCTGTGTCCGTGGATCAGCCCCCGCCCAGCTACTCCGTGCTCACACCGGAC GTGGCGCTGCCGGGCATGCGCTGGGTGGATGGCCACAAGGGTGTGTTCAGCGTGGAACTCACGGCTGTGTCCTCTGTGCACCCCCAG GACCCCTACCTGGACAAATTCTTCACCCTGGTGCACGTCCTGGAGGAAGGGGCCTTTCCATTCCGGCTCAAGGATGCCGTGCTCAGCGAGAGCACCGTGGAGCAGGAGCTGCGGGCCAGCCTGGTGGCCCTGCGACTCGCCAGCCCTGAACCCCTTGTCGCCTTCTCCCACCACGTACTGGACAAGCTCGTACACCTGGTCGTGCGGCCCCCGATCATCGGCGGCCAGATCG TAAACCTAGGTCGTGTAGCCTTTGAAGCAATGGCTCATGTAGTCAGCCTTGTCCACCGGAGCCTGGAGGCTGCCCAGGACGCCCGTGGTCACTGCCCGGTGCTGGCTGCCTACGTCTACTATGCCTTCCGACTGCCTGGCACGGAGCCCAGCCTCCCAGGTG GGGCCCCTCCAGTGACGTTGCAGCCTGCCACGCTGGCCCGTGGCCCTGGCCGCCCCGCAAGCCTCTACCTGGCCCGCTCTAAGAGCATCAGCAGCAGCAACCCTGACCTGGCCGTGGCCCCTGGCTCCGTGGACGACGAGGTCTCCCGCATCCTGGCCAGCAAG GGTATCGACCGCTCACACTCCTGGGTGAATTCTGCTTATGCTCCAGGAGGCAGCAAGGCGGTGCTGCGACGGGCACCCCCTTATTGTGGGGCCGACCCCAGACAG ctgctTCACGAGGAGCTGGCCCTGCAGTGGGTGGTCAGCGGCAGTGCCGTGCGCGAGGCTGTCCTGCAGCATGCCTGGTTCTTCTTCCAGCTCATG GTGAAAAGCATGGCGCTGCACCTGCTTCTGGGCCAGAAGCTGGACACACCCCGCAAGCTTCGCTTCCCTGGCCGCTTCCTGGATGACATTGCTGCCCTGGTGGGCTCTGTGGGCCTGGAGGTCATCACCCGTGTCCACAAG GACGTGGAGCTGGCGGAGCACCTCAACGCCAGCCTGGCCTTCTTCCTCAGTGATCTGCTGTCCCTGGTGGACCGCGGCTTTGTCTTCAGCCTGGTCCGGGCTCACTGCAAGCAG GTGGCCACACGGCTGCAGTCGGCTCCCAACCCGGCGGTGCTGCTGACCCTGCGCATGGACTTCACCCGCATCCTATGCGGCCACGAGCACTATGTGACCCTCAACCTCCCCTGCTGCCCCCTGTCGCCCCCGGCCTCGCCCTCGCCCTCCGTATCTTCCACCACCTCGCAG AGCTCCACCTTTTCCAGCCAGGCCCCAGACCCCAAGGTGATCAGCATGTTCGAGCTGAGTGGGTCGTTCCGGCAGCAGCACTTCCTGGCTGGGCTCCTGCTGACGGAACTGGCCCTGGCCCTGGATCCTGAGGCCGAGGG GGCGTCCCTGCTGCACAAGAAGGCCATCAGTGCTGTCCACAGCCTGCTCTGTGGCCATGACGCTGACCCCCGCTACGCCGAGGCCACTGTGAAGGCCCGGGTGGCCGAGCTCTACCTGCCACTGCTGTCACTGGCGCGGGACACACTGCCACGGCTGCACGACTTTGCTG AGGGTCCAGGTCAGCGGTCAAGACTGGCCTCTATGCTCGACTCAGACACAGAAGGGGAAGGGGACATAGGAGGCACCATCAACCCCTCAGTGGCCATGGCCATCGCTGGTGGccccctggcccctggctccCGGGCCAGCATCTCGCAGGGCCCAGCGACA gctGCTCGCTCAGGCTGTGCCCTGTCTGCCGAGTCTAGCCGGACCTTGCTGGTGTGTGTGCTATGGGTCTTGAAGAATGCTGAGCCAGCCCTGCTGCAGCGCTGGGCTGCGGACCTGGCCCTCCCTCAGCTGGGTCGTCTCTTGGACTTGCTGTACCTCTGTCTGGCTGCCTTTGAATACAAG GGGAAAAAGGCCTTTGAACGTATCAACAGTCTCACGTTCAAGAAATCACTGGACATGAAGGCCCGGCTGGAGGAAGCTATCTTGGGCACCATCGGAGCCCGACAGGAGATGGTGCGACGGAGCCGTG AGAGGAGCCCATTTGGGAACCAGGAGAATGTACGCTGGCGGAAGAGCGTCACACACTGGAGACAAACCTCGGACCGTGTGGACAA GACCAAGGATGAAATGGAACACGAGGCCTTGGTGGATGGAAACCTGGCAACCGAGGCAAGCCTGGTGGTTCTGGATACACTGGAGATCATCGTGCAG ACGGTGATGCTGTCAGAGGCCCGGGAGAGTATCTTGGGCGCGGTACTAAAGGTTGTGTTGTACAGTCTGGGCAGTGCCCAGAGTGCCCTCTTCTTGCAGCATGGCCTGGCCACACAGCGGGCCCTGGTATCCAAG TTCCCAGAGCTGCTGTTTGAGGAGGACACGGAGCTGTGTGCTGATCTCTGCTTGAGGCTCCTGCGACACTGCGGGAGCCGCATCAGCGCCATCCGTACGCACGCCAGCGCCTCCCTCTACCTCCTCATGCGCCAGAATTTCGAGATTGGCAAC AACTTTGCCCGCGTGAAGATGCAAGTGACCATGTCGCTTTCGTCCCTGGTGGGGACAACACAGAACTTCAGCGAAGATCACCTGCGACGTTCACTCAAGACCATCCTCACCTATGCCGAGGAGGATGTGGGGCTGCGGGACAGCACCTTTGCTGAGCAG GTCCAGGACCTGATGTTCAACTTGCACATGATCCTGACTGACACGGTGAAGATGAAGGAGCATCAGGAGGACCCGGAAATGCTCATTGACCTCATGTACAG GATTGCCCGGGGCTACCAGGGCTCCCCAGACCTGCGGCTGACATGGCTGCAGAACATGGCGGGGAAGCACGCGGAGCTGGGCAACCACGCGGAGGCTGCGCAGTGCATGGTTCACGCGGCCGCCCTGGTGGCCGAGTACCTCGCTCTGCTGGAGGACAGCCGCCACCTGCCTGTGGGCTGCGTTTCCTTCCAG aacATCTCGTCCAACGTGCTGGAGGAGTCCGCCATCTCTGACGACATCCTGTCGCCTGATGAGGAGGGCTTCTGTTCCGGGAAGCACTTCACGGagctggggctggtggggctgCTGGAACAGGCGGCCGCCTACTTCACCATG GGTGGGCTCTACGAGGCAGTGAATGAGGTCTATAAGACCCTCATCCCCATCCTGGAAGCCCACCGCGACTACAAGAAGCTGGCTGCCGTGCACGGCAAACTGCAGGAGGCCTTCACCAAGATCATGCACCAG AGCTCCGGCTGGGAG CGTGTGTTCGGGACATATTTCCGCGTGGGCTTCTACGGCGCCCGCTTCGGTGACCTGGATGAACAGGAGTTTGTGTACAAGGAGCCGTCCATCACGAAGCTGGCCGAGATTTCACACAGGCTGGAG GAGTTCTACACGGAGAGATTCGGGGAGGACGTGGTCCAGATCATCAAAGATTCTAACCCTGTGGACAAGACCAAGCTGGACCCCCAGAAG GCCTACATCCAGATCACGTACGTGGAGCCGCACTTTGACACCTATGAGCTCAAGGACCGGGTGACCTACTTCGACCGCAACTACGGGCTGCGAACCTTCCTGTTCTGCACGCCCTTCACGCCGGACGGGCGCGCACATGGAGAACTGCCCGAGCAGCACAAGCGCAAGACGCTGCTCAGCACAGACCACGCCTTCCCCTACATCAAGACACGAATCCGCGTGTGCCACCgggaggag ACAGTGCTGACGCCAGTAGAGGTGGCCATTGAGGACATGCAGAAGAAGACTCGGGAGCTGGCCTTCGCCACCGAGCAGGACCCGCCTGACGCCAAAATGCTGCAGATGGTGCTGCAGGGCTCCGTGGGGCCCACTGTAAACCAG GGTCCACTGGAGGTGGCCCAGGTGTTTTTGGCCGAGATCCCGCAAGACCCTAAGCTCTTCAGGCATCACAACAAGCTGCGGCTCTGTTTCAAGGACTTCTGCAAGAA GTGCGAGGATGCGCTGCGGAAGAACAAAGCCCTGATTGGGCCGGACCAGAAGGAGTACCACCGTGAGCTGGAGCGCAACTACTCCCGCCTGCGGGAGGCtctgcagcccctgctcacccagCGCCTGCCTCAGCTGCTGGCGCCAAACGCAGCCGGCCTCAG GAACTCCTTGAACAGAGCAAGTTTCCGGAAGGCTGACCTCTGA